A genomic window from Verrucomicrobiia bacterium includes:
- the urtD gene encoding urea ABC transporter ATP-binding protein UrtD yields the protein MSAGLKKFILTIEGVSKTFDGFKAINNLNLYMDDGELRTIIGPNGAGKSTMLDLITGRTRPDKGTIEFGRDTDLTRLNEYQINRLGIGRKFQTPSVYVDHTVFENLWLSLEGARGVWSSLFARVKPAQRDRIHDVLKTVGLADKADRKAGLLSHGQKQWLEIGMLLAQNPKLLLVDEPAAGMTDEETHKTGELLLGLAGKHSIVVIEHDMVFVRQIASKVTVLHQGNVLCEGTVDQVQNDERVMEVYLGRKKKA from the coding sequence ATGAGCGCCGGGCTGAAAAAATTCATCCTCACCATTGAAGGTGTCAGCAAGACGTTTGACGGCTTCAAGGCCATCAACAACCTGAATCTTTACATGGACGATGGCGAGCTGCGCACGATCATCGGACCCAACGGTGCGGGCAAGAGCACGATGCTGGATTTGATCACGGGCCGCACGCGCCCGGACAAGGGCACCATCGAATTCGGCCGTGACACGGACCTCACGCGCTTGAACGAATACCAGATCAATCGCCTGGGCATCGGCCGCAAATTCCAGACGCCGTCGGTATATGTGGATCACACCGTGTTCGAGAACCTCTGGCTTTCGCTGGAGGGCGCGCGCGGCGTTTGGAGTTCACTGTTTGCACGGGTGAAGCCGGCGCAGCGTGACCGCATTCACGATGTGCTCAAAACCGTTGGCCTGGCGGACAAGGCGGATCGCAAAGCCGGCCTGCTCAGCCACGGGCAGAAGCAATGGCTCGAGATCGGCATGCTCCTCGCGCAGAATCCGAAGCTGCTGCTGGTGGATGAACCCGCCGCCGGCATGACCGACGAGGAGACGCACAAGACCGGCGAGCTGTTGCTGGGCCTCGCCGGCAAACACAGCATTGTGGTGATCGAACATGACATGGTTTTCGTCCGCCAGATCGCCAGCAAGGTCACCGTGTTGCATCAGGGCAACGTCCTGTGCGAAGGCACCGTGGATCAGGTGCAGAACGACGAACGCGTCATGGAGGTCTATCTCGGGCGCAAGAAGAAGGCGTGA
- a CDS encoding transporter substrate-binding protein: MKNSFLQKWLGCAAVLLTAASVFAADTVKVGVLHSLSGTMAISETSLRDMLLFAFDEINQAGGIKVDGKNYQIEPVVVDGASNWPLFAEKAKQLLEQDKVAVVFGCWTSVSRKSVLPVFEKDNGLLFYPVQYEGEELSKNIFYTAEAVNQQATPAVDYLLKLGKKKFYLIGTDYVYPQTTNLILYKYLQLHGIALENIGGGLRKDADGKVISAGKYVPFGHTDFQQIVAEIKQFSASGDACVLNTINGDSNVPFFKEIAAAGLSAADCPVVSFSLAEDELRALPTKDLVGELGCWTYFMSINTPENKSFLKRWYAWLETQSHPGVVKEKRVVDSPMVLSYDGVYLWKNAVEKAGTFDVAKVRDTLESGAISFDGPGGKTTMQKNHHTIKNVYIGETKANGQFKILEEFKGVAGEPFILKGLDEKLTASANK; encoded by the coding sequence ATGAAAAATTCATTCCTGCAGAAATGGCTCGGATGCGCGGCGGTCCTGTTGACCGCAGCCAGCGTCTTCGCGGCGGACACCGTGAAGGTTGGAGTGCTCCACTCCCTGTCCGGCACGATGGCCATCAGCGAAACGTCCTTGCGCGACATGCTGCTGTTTGCCTTCGATGAGATCAATCAGGCCGGCGGCATCAAAGTCGATGGCAAAAACTACCAGATTGAACCCGTCGTGGTGGACGGTGCATCCAACTGGCCGCTCTTCGCCGAGAAAGCGAAGCAACTCCTGGAGCAGGACAAGGTTGCAGTCGTGTTCGGCTGCTGGACATCGGTCAGCCGCAAGTCCGTGTTGCCAGTGTTTGAAAAAGACAACGGCCTGCTGTTTTATCCGGTGCAGTATGAGGGCGAAGAACTGTCGAAGAACATATTCTACACGGCGGAAGCGGTGAACCAGCAGGCCACGCCCGCGGTGGATTACCTGCTAAAGCTGGGAAAAAAGAAGTTCTACCTCATCGGAACGGATTACGTTTATCCGCAGACCACCAATCTGATCCTCTACAAGTATCTCCAACTGCACGGCATCGCGTTGGAAAACATCGGCGGCGGTCTGCGCAAAGACGCGGACGGCAAGGTGATTTCCGCAGGTAAATACGTTCCGTTCGGGCACACGGACTTCCAGCAGATCGTGGCGGAGATCAAGCAGTTTTCCGCCAGCGGCGACGCGTGCGTGTTGAACACGATCAATGGTGATTCAAACGTTCCGTTCTTCAAGGAAATTGCCGCCGCCGGCTTGTCCGCGGCGGATTGCCCGGTCGTTTCCTTCAGCCTTGCCGAAGACGAACTGCGCGCCCTGCCGACCAAGGACTTGGTGGGTGAGCTCGGGTGCTGGACTTATTTCATGTCCATCAACACGCCCGAAAACAAGAGCTTCCTCAAACGCTGGTATGCCTGGTTGGAGACGCAAAGCCATCCTGGCGTGGTGAAGGAAAAACGCGTCGTGGACAGCCCGATGGTCCTTTCCTACGACGGCGTTTACCTCTGGAAAAACGCCGTGGAAAAGGCCGGCACATTTGATGTCGCCAAGGTGCGTGACACGCTGGAGTCCGGCGCCATCAGCTTCGACGGCCCCGGTGGCAAGACCACCATGCAGAAGAATCACCACACCATCAAAAACGTTTACATTGGCGAAACCAAGGCCAACGGGCAGTTCAAGATCCTCGAGGAATTCAAGGGTGTGGCGGGCGAGCCTTTCATTCTCAAAGGCCTCGACGAGAAACTCACGGCCTCGGCGAACAAGTGA
- a CDS encoding outer membrane beta-barrel protein, with amino-acid sequence MKRKRTNYQKLTHVGACLGVVMGGALAHGATLDQLSQENQELKTRLDALETLAQKEGLLPSGTPAPRLVSAMSDITISGFVQASYFYNTQHPADGYSDAYLWNTKDNSFSLNKIKLTIASKPVERSGDEWGAGFRTSLMWGEDTPNLNTGSPNAGFEAVREAYVEVNAPVGTGLNIKAGQLISLLNWESGDGGAANPNFSQGNQWWFTGNGPSAGVQLGYTFSDKVDLKVRVQNGLFAGPVDSNQGKAFLGSLGLKPNSKTWVNLIGWFDDQGGGTDCAGFSTIGGYKVSDKLGTGWEFDYFNFSAPGNSSDLWSIGGWAWYDFTSKVGLAFRADFIDSPDGVLGPAVRPGAGITTPDADGNLASFTLTLNLKPAPNIKIQPEVRYDTTSYTGGLDGDKGRFILGAGVSYLF; translated from the coding sequence ATGAAGAGAAAACGGACCAACTACCAAAAGCTGACCCATGTCGGCGCCTGTCTGGGTGTCGTCATGGGCGGCGCACTGGCTCACGGTGCAACGCTCGATCAATTGAGCCAGGAGAATCAGGAACTCAAAACACGTTTGGACGCGCTGGAGACTTTGGCCCAGAAGGAAGGGCTGCTGCCCAGTGGCACTCCGGCGCCGCGGCTGGTCTCGGCCATGTCCGACATCACCATCAGCGGTTTTGTCCAAGCTTCCTATTTCTACAACACGCAGCATCCGGCTGACGGTTATTCGGATGCTTACTTGTGGAACACAAAAGACAACTCGTTTTCGCTCAACAAGATCAAGCTGACCATTGCCAGCAAGCCGGTCGAGCGCAGTGGTGACGAATGGGGGGCGGGGTTTCGCACGTCCCTCATGTGGGGTGAGGATACTCCGAACCTCAACACCGGCAGCCCGAACGCCGGATTCGAGGCCGTGCGTGAAGCGTATGTCGAAGTGAACGCCCCGGTCGGCACGGGGTTGAACATTAAAGCCGGTCAATTGATTTCATTGTTGAACTGGGAATCTGGCGACGGCGGCGCCGCCAATCCCAACTTTTCGCAGGGCAATCAATGGTGGTTCACCGGCAACGGTCCCTCGGCCGGCGTGCAGTTGGGCTATACGTTTTCCGACAAAGTGGATCTCAAGGTGCGCGTGCAGAACGGATTGTTCGCGGGTCCGGTGGACAGCAACCAAGGCAAGGCCTTCCTTGGCAGCTTGGGGCTTAAACCGAACAGCAAAACGTGGGTGAACCTGATTGGCTGGTTTGACGACCAAGGCGGTGGCACCGATTGTGCCGGCTTCTCGACCATTGGCGGTTATAAGGTATCCGACAAACTCGGCACGGGCTGGGAGTTTGATTACTTCAACTTCAGTGCACCCGGCAACAGTTCGGACTTGTGGTCCATCGGCGGCTGGGCTTGGTATGACTTCACCTCGAAAGTCGGCCTCGCCTTCCGCGCCGATTTCATCGACAGCCCGGATGGTGTGCTGGGACCGGCCGTGCGGCCCGGAGCCGGTATTACGACACCGGATGCCGACGGTAATCTCGCCAGCTTCACGCTTACGTTGAACCTCAAGCCGGCGCCGAACATCAAGATCCAGCCCGAAGTCCGTTACGACACGACGTCCTACACGGGCGGCCTCGATGGCGACAAAGGGCGCTTCATTCTCGGCGCGGGTGTCAGCTACTTGTTCTGA
- the urtB gene encoding urea ABC transporter permease subunit UrtB: MPSKCATILAWCLTAWITAATAATPTPGNDTAIRQKLVKAILSDGTAQQTLLRELGDSGAKIVQDVLTAWPRDQIMLYECDGAKIPALLGDEEDADGKVAAARIDTGEPLKDGNGVLLRFNAAEVTTVETDAVLRRAIQQVLDSLALADPNPDVRRAAVLKLGNSQKPQYLDVLQQRLPKEPDANVRKSINEGIALLQLGDSNAVVQIAAVEALGRMKSIGCLDNLKRFAAGPGLTPAARRAANHAIKTIEDHIAAVNFFGTVFRGLSLGSILLIVALGLAITFGLMGVINMAHGEMIAVGAYTTYVIQNLFGAGFGFSITLPFNFGGKPIAFGLHLPGLNATGAWYESYFLFAIPFSFIVAALAGLVIERVVIRFLYRRPLESLLATWGVSLVMQQLFRMVFGANNVQVSSPNWLLGHFDWNDVIFGYNRIFVVLFAGLIVAGTWLLLGRTSLGLLIRSVMQNRDMAACVGVRTTRVNMLTFAFGSGLAGLAGAFLSQIGNVGPSMGQDHIVNAFMTVVVGGVGSIVGTVFSAVGIGTADQVLQQTTGSPVTGKIVVLVAIILFLQWKPGGLFSLRSRSLD; the protein is encoded by the coding sequence ATGCCTTCCAAGTGCGCCACCATCCTGGCCTGGTGTTTGACCGCGTGGATCACCGCCGCAACGGCGGCCACACCCACGCCGGGCAACGACACGGCAATTCGTCAGAAGCTGGTGAAAGCCATTCTAAGCGATGGCACTGCTCAGCAAACATTGCTGCGCGAATTGGGCGACTCTGGCGCGAAGATTGTGCAGGACGTGTTGACCGCCTGGCCGCGCGACCAAATCATGCTTTACGAATGCGACGGCGCCAAAATTCCGGCGTTGCTGGGCGACGAGGAAGACGCCGACGGCAAGGTGGCGGCCGCGCGCATCGACACCGGCGAGCCGCTCAAGGATGGCAACGGTGTCCTGCTCCGCTTCAACGCGGCGGAGGTGACAACCGTCGAAACGGATGCCGTGTTGCGTCGCGCCATTCAACAGGTGCTGGACTCGCTGGCCTTGGCTGATCCCAATCCGGATGTGCGCCGCGCCGCGGTGTTGAAACTCGGCAATTCTCAGAAACCCCAATACCTCGACGTGCTGCAACAGCGGTTGCCGAAGGAGCCCGATGCAAATGTGCGCAAGAGCATCAATGAAGGCATCGCCCTGCTGCAGTTGGGCGACTCCAATGCGGTCGTGCAAATCGCCGCCGTGGAAGCCCTCGGCCGCATGAAGTCCATCGGCTGTTTGGACAATCTGAAACGCTTTGCCGCCGGCCCCGGGCTTACGCCGGCCGCGCGCCGGGCAGCGAACCACGCCATCAAGACGATTGAAGACCACATCGCGGCGGTGAATTTTTTTGGGACGGTTTTCCGCGGCCTCAGTCTGGGCTCCATTCTGCTGATCGTGGCGCTGGGGCTGGCCATTACTTTCGGCCTGATGGGAGTCATCAACATGGCCCACGGCGAGATGATTGCAGTGGGCGCCTACACCACTTATGTGATCCAAAATCTGTTTGGCGCCGGGTTTGGTTTTTCCATCACCCTGCCCTTCAATTTCGGGGGCAAACCCATCGCTTTCGGCCTGCACCTGCCCGGTCTGAATGCCACTGGTGCGTGGTATGAAAGTTACTTCCTGTTTGCGATTCCGTTCAGCTTCATCGTGGCAGCGCTGGCTGGATTGGTGATTGAACGCGTGGTTATACGCTTTCTCTACCGGCGTCCGCTTGAATCCCTGCTCGCCACGTGGGGCGTGTCGCTCGTCATGCAACAATTGTTCCGCATGGTGTTCGGTGCAAACAATGTGCAGGTCAGTTCACCGAACTGGCTGCTGGGCCACTTCGATTGGAACGATGTCATTTTCGGTTACAACCGCATCTTCGTCGTGCTCTTCGCCGGCCTCATCGTGGCGGGCACCTGGCTGCTGCTCGGACGCACGTCGCTTGGCCTGTTGATCCGGTCTGTGATGCAAAACCGCGACATGGCAGCCTGCGTTGGCGTGCGGACCACGCGCGTGAACATGCTGACCTTCGCCTTTGGTTCGGGACTGGCAGGACTGGCTGGCGCGTTCCTCTCGCAAATCGGCAACGTCGGTCCGAGCATGGGCCAGGACCACATCGTCAACGCGTTTATGACCGTGGTGGTTGGCGGTGTCGGCAGCATTGTGGGAACGGTTTTTTCCGCCGTGGGCATCGGGACGGCGGATCAAGTGCTGCAGCAGACCACGGGTTCACCGGTCACCGGCAAAATCGTCGTGCTGGTGGCGATCATCCTGTTTTTGCAGTGGAAGCCAGGCGGGTTGTTCTCCCTGCGCAGCCGCAGTCTCGACTGA
- a CDS encoding tRNA uridine-5-carboxymethylaminomethyl(34) synthesis enzyme MnmG — protein sequence MFVYPKQYDVIVVGAGHAGVEAALAAARIGCQTLLLTINLDTIGQMSCNPAIGGLAKGHLAREIDALGGEMGKAIDTNGLQFRMLNTKKGPAVWAPRAQADKKAYQFYLKWVCERQTNLDIKQAQTANILRKADRVQGVQTTLGVQYLAKAVVVTTGTFLRGLMHIGFNQQSGGRAGESAALNLSDSLKEVGLQLGRLKTGTPPRILKSTIDFGKIEEQKGDDPVPYFSFWKDDLFHVEQPAPSNGNDCGSKVKYPPHSILERNGGQVSCYVTFTSERTAACIRANLDKSPLYSGVIEGVGPRYCPSIEDKIVKFPEKDRHQIFLEPEGISTDEYYVNGFSTSLPYEVQIEMVRTILGCERAEIMRPAYAVEYDFAFPTQLLPSLETKCCQGLFLAGQINGTSGYEEAGAQGLMAGINAARLCQSKLPIVLRRDQAYIGVLIDDLITKGTTEPYRMFTSRAEYRLLLRQDNADARLSQIGYEVGLLSHRNFVQFQTKQAAIMGELKRLTETRVGRDTLEQMLKRPEISYSDLPHQNAALSDEAILQVEIAVKYAGYIDRQEAEVQKFKSLEEKEIPNSFQYESVPGLRTEARQKLAAIRPQTIGQATRISGVSPADLSLVMVWMRRGSMSPQAVSDCGISANDLD from the coding sequence ATGTTCGTTTATCCAAAACAATACGACGTCATCGTAGTGGGCGCGGGGCACGCGGGTGTTGAGGCCGCTTTGGCCGCGGCCAGAATTGGGTGCCAGACACTATTGCTAACGATCAATCTCGACACCATCGGGCAAATGTCATGCAACCCTGCTATCGGTGGCCTGGCCAAAGGTCATTTGGCGCGGGAAATTGACGCCCTTGGTGGAGAAATGGGTAAAGCCATCGATACGAATGGCTTACAGTTTAGAATGTTGAATACAAAAAAAGGCCCGGCAGTGTGGGCGCCGCGTGCCCAAGCCGACAAAAAAGCCTACCAGTTCTACCTGAAGTGGGTTTGCGAGAGACAAACGAATTTGGATATCAAGCAGGCACAGACGGCAAACATTTTGCGGAAGGCGGATCGGGTTCAAGGCGTTCAAACTACTTTAGGCGTTCAATATCTCGCTAAAGCAGTCGTCGTAACGACTGGCACATTCCTGCGCGGTTTGATGCACATTGGATTCAATCAACAATCTGGCGGACGTGCCGGCGAGTCAGCGGCTTTGAACCTATCCGATTCGCTCAAAGAAGTGGGCTTACAACTTGGACGACTCAAAACGGGAACTCCGCCTAGAATACTTAAGTCCACAATCGACTTCGGCAAAATCGAAGAGCAAAAGGGTGATGATCCCGTGCCATACTTTAGCTTTTGGAAGGATGATTTGTTCCACGTGGAACAACCGGCACCATCTAATGGGAATGACTGCGGATCCAAAGTAAAATATCCTCCACATTCAATTCTTGAGCGGAATGGTGGCCAGGTTTCGTGTTACGTGACATTTACTAGCGAACGAACGGCGGCTTGCATTCGGGCTAATTTAGATAAATCGCCCCTGTATTCGGGGGTAATTGAGGGTGTTGGCCCAAGATATTGCCCTTCCATTGAGGATAAGATTGTAAAATTTCCGGAAAAGGACCGGCATCAGATCTTTTTGGAACCCGAGGGGATTTCGACGGACGAATACTATGTCAATGGGTTTTCAACTTCTCTGCCATACGAAGTTCAAATTGAGATGGTGCGCACGATTCTAGGTTGCGAGCGAGCCGAAATAATGCGGCCAGCCTATGCTGTGGAGTATGATTTTGCTTTTCCAACTCAATTGTTACCCTCGCTTGAGACCAAATGTTGCCAAGGCCTTTTCTTGGCTGGGCAAATCAATGGAACATCCGGTTACGAGGAAGCAGGCGCGCAAGGGTTGATGGCGGGAATCAATGCCGCCCGCTTGTGTCAATCGAAGCTACCCATCGTCCTGCGACGCGATCAAGCTTACATTGGTGTCCTAATTGACGATCTGATTACCAAAGGCACCACTGAGCCTTATCGAATGTTTACGTCCCGAGCCGAATATCGGCTGTTGCTCCGACAAGACAACGCAGACGCGAGGCTGTCGCAAATCGGCTACGAGGTTGGGCTCCTCTCTCATCGCAACTTCGTCCAGTTTCAAACGAAGCAGGCGGCTATTATGGGAGAATTGAAACGCCTCACCGAAACGCGGGTGGGGCGTGATACGTTGGAGCAAATGCTAAAGCGGCCGGAGATTTCTTACTCGGATTTACCGCATCAAAACGCCGCGCTTTCCGACGAGGCCATTCTGCAGGTGGAAATTGCCGTGAAATATGCCGGCTACATTGATCGCCAGGAGGCGGAGGTCCAGAAGTTTAAATCATTGGAAGAAAAGGAAATACCGAATTCATTTCAGTATGAATCCGTGCCGGGGTTACGAACGGAGGCACGCCAAAAACTGGCGGCAATCCGCCCTCAAACTATTGGTCAAGCTACGCGGATCTCGGGAGTTTCCCCGGCCGATCTCAGTTTGGTGATGGTCTGGATGCGACGTGGGAGCATGTCGCCCCAAGCTGTTTCTGATTGCGGTATTTCGGCCAACGATTTGGATTAG
- the urtC gene encoding urea ABC transporter permease subunit UrtC — MQRRFFNHWGMSLAAVLALVFIVVLPCLNAFMPAGSVLHVSDFTINLYGKYLCYAILAISVDLLWGYTGLLSLGQALFFSLGGYMMGMHLMRMIGDLGQYHQPIPDFLVFLGWNKLPPFWKPFASFPFALLMVFMVPGVLSAVFGYLAFRSRIRGVYFSILTQALTYAAALLFFRNSLLMGGNNGFTDFKFILGHDLRDPAAQRGLYVVTGITLLAIFLGCRWLSRTKFGLVQQAIRDRENRVLFSGYAAAHYKLFVFVLAALIASIGGMLYVPQVGIINPSEMWPDKSLEAVVWVAVGGRGTLIGPVLGAFGVNALKSWATRAYPDLWLMFLGGLFVLVTLFMPKGIVGLPGQLLALKRRYGGARRASAEAPRAAAKTAPHAEEAVETK; from the coding sequence ATGCAACGACGATTCTTCAACCACTGGGGCATGAGTCTGGCGGCGGTGCTGGCCCTCGTTTTCATTGTGGTCTTGCCGTGCTTAAATGCGTTCATGCCGGCCGGCAGCGTTTTGCACGTCAGTGATTTCACCATCAATCTCTACGGCAAATATCTGTGCTACGCGATTCTCGCGATCAGCGTGGACCTGCTATGGGGTTACACCGGCCTGTTGAGTCTGGGGCAGGCGCTGTTCTTCAGCCTCGGCGGCTACATGATGGGGATGCATCTCATGCGCATGATTGGCGATCTCGGACAATATCACCAGCCCATCCCCGACTTCCTCGTCTTTCTCGGGTGGAACAAGCTGCCGCCGTTCTGGAAGCCGTTCGCCAGCTTTCCGTTTGCCTTGTTGATGGTGTTCATGGTGCCGGGCGTGCTCTCGGCGGTCTTCGGTTACCTGGCCTTTCGGTCGCGGATTCGTGGCGTCTATTTTTCGATTCTCACGCAGGCCTTAACTTACGCGGCAGCGTTGCTCTTTTTCCGCAACAGCCTGCTCATGGGTGGCAACAACGGATTCACGGATTTCAAATTCATCCTCGGCCATGACCTGCGCGACCCGGCCGCGCAGCGCGGCCTTTACGTCGTCACGGGCATCACCCTCCTGGCGATTTTCCTGGGGTGCCGCTGGCTGAGCCGCACCAAGTTCGGTCTGGTGCAACAGGCCATTCGTGACCGGGAAAACCGCGTGCTGTTCAGCGGCTACGCAGCGGCGCATTACAAACTGTTTGTCTTCGTGCTGGCCGCCCTCATCGCGAGCATCGGCGGCATGCTCTATGTGCCCCAGGTTGGCATCATCAACCCCAGCGAAATGTGGCCGGACAAATCACTCGAAGCCGTCGTGTGGGTGGCCGTTGGCGGGCGCGGCACGTTGATCGGTCCGGTGCTGGGCGCGTTCGGTGTCAACGCGCTGAAGAGCTGGGCCACACGGGCATATCCGGATCTGTGGCTGATGTTTTTGGGCGGCTTGTTTGTGCTCGTCACCTTGTTCATGCCGAAAGGCATCGTGGGTCTGCCCGGACAACTGCTCGCTCTGAAACGACGTTATGGGGGCGCGCGGCGGGCGTCAGCCGAGGCTCCGCGCGCCGCTGCCAAAACCGCCCCGCACGCGGAAGAGGCGGTCGAAACCAAATGA